AAAGTAAAAGAAATTGCACCATTTACAAATCCAGGTGTACACAAAGTGGAAGGAAAGGATTGGGATTATGAGGTGGTTATTTTAGCATCTGCTTTCTTTTACAATCCACCTGAAATTGAAGTACCACTTGGTTCAAAAGTAAAATTTATCGCAACAAGTGAAGACGTGATTCATGGGTTTGAAATTGCAGGCACTAATATTAACATGATGCTTGAACCTGGATATATTTCTGAATATGTAGCTGAAATCAATCAAACTGGTGAATTTTTAATAGTATGTAATGAATACTGCGGT
This genomic interval from Lysinibacillus sphaericus contains the following:
- a CDS encoding cytochrome b5, with the protein product MHIHKYEKYWLVFGVATLVAFLIILGIGAFHQGSHPNSNKKTIDYEKVKEIAPFTNPGVHKVEGKDWDYEVVILASAFFYNPPEIEVPLGSKVKFIATSEDVIHGFEIAGTNINMMLEPGYISEYVAEINQTGEFLIVCNEYCGTGHTLMHSMLKVVDPNESK